TGTTCAATGCTGAGTTCTACATGCTCACAAAATTTTCTCATTATGACAAAGCGTAGACGCAGTAataataagagattcattgtgcagtgtagaccTTCAATGATTATGATGGAACTTTGTGAGTTGacaattaactaaaataagtgacagcttttactgattataaaattattataataaccgttttttctcacaattctgacttttttgcttAGAATTGGGAGAttgtctcgcaattgtgagttatcaagtcagaattgtgagatacagactcacaattgtaagaaaatagTCAACCATTTTCCCCCCCTCGGAATTGGACTTtacttcagaattgtgagactgtgagcaaaaaataaataaataaataaataaattgcacgTTTCttgcaattcggactttatttctctgaacTGTGCTTATATccctcaattctgactttataacttgtagttgtgagtttatatgatgcaattctgaaaaaaaaaagtcagaattgcacatttatatcacagttgtgagataaaaagtcaacttattcagtggtgaaaatGCGTTTCCATAGTTTACTacttcatttaaagggatagttcacccaaaaattaaaattaccctatgatttactcaaaCTCAAGACGTCCTATGTGTGTAAGACTTTTGTCTTTCAGATGAGTACAATCAGAGTTAGATTAAAgtatgtcctggctcttccaagctttataatggcagtgaatggctgttgagattttgaagtccaataaagtgcatccatccatcataaaaagtgctccacacggctccaAGGGGTTAAAAAAGTCCtcctgaagtgaatcaaaacatttgtgtaagaaaaatatccacatttaaaactttataaaccgtaaaaCCATAACATATTCTCACCAGCTTAAGCTACGCCTACGGCCTTCGTAATCCGCTGGAATCTCATTAATGTGCGTATAACACTTAGTGGAACCTAAAGAttatgatttataatgttttataatgttttttcctTACATAAacacatcgatttgcttcagaaggcctttattaacactCTAGAGCTGTAttgagcactttttatgatggatggatgcactttattggactttaaaatctcaacacccattcactgccattttaaagcttggaagagccaggacattgtctaatataactaattatattcatctgaaagaagaaagtcatgtacacctaggatggcttttGGGTGATTAAATCGTTggaaaattagcatttttgggtaactatccctttaaggaagtTTGGAGGTGGAGAGTGATTAGCATATTCATGATTCCACGCATACTAAATGAGATGCAAGTGTAGAGTTACGTTTAAGCTATGTTAAGATGTATCATAAGGTAAACAAATGTCATTTTGATTATCAAACAAAAGTTGTAGGGTACATTTAATGACGTAGCTGTAAAATATAGTGTTAGGCTTACTCTGTATTCTTTTCCACAGAACTAGACATGGATCTTGGGAGGAAAGTTAGCGCACCGAAGGAGATCATGTTGGAGGAACTTTCCTTAGCATCAAACAGGGGCTCCCGTCTCTTTAAGATGCGTCAGAAGCGCTCAGAGAAATACACCTTTGAAAGTATTCAGAATGAAGCCAACACACAGCACAATGTGGGTGGCATTTGTTACACATATGTGTGGTTATATATACAGTTCTCACTGTAGTGatcattacatttttcttttctcagacTGATGCCATTTCTCCGGGCCCAAGTGTTGAAACAACAAATGTTTTAAGTAATGAACAGTGTCTTGGAGTTGACCAGGTACCAAATACACCCAATCCTGAGAGTATTGCCCCAGGTTAGTCCACAGCTATTTTTTGATactactgtatgtttttaaagatcCAAGCATTTTTTGGCTTATGGAATATGCTGTAAACTACATCTTCTACATCTTGAGCGTGTCATTCTTGTGTGAACAGTGGCCGTAGTGCCCCAGCAGGAAGCCTGCTAAGTGTTTCCTGTGTCCTTAAAGTGGTGGCACAGAGCAGCAGCTGTCCACGATAACATCTTCAACAGATCCTATCCTTTTAACTCCCATGGCTTCCTCTAGCCTTGGGGCTCAGTGTGTTCTGCTATTTTAATGACTTCGAAGCTTCATTTGGATGGGGAGTGGAAGATACAAAGACTAGGAGTTAAttttttatgataaataaaCAAGATTAAAATCAGATGAAGTCCTACATTGTGAGAAAAAGAAGTCACTGGTATCACGCTATgcagtttatttattgatttatttattttaatgtaatttaatttaattttattttgtttcatttgtagtgtaaagttaaaacaaaactattaaaaaaatattaaaccaaaACCATAccactttatttcatttgtagaCATAGTTTAATGTTAAACCTAAATTGAATTTgcaattatttcattatttttttaaatatttaattacattttgttgatgtattttaatgttaaaccaaaaccattttaataatttcataaatcattttatttaataattgttttattattgaatttattttatttcactctttttatatatatataaaatatatatatatatatatatacactaccgttcaaaagtttggggtcagtaagacttgtaatagtctttaaagaagtctcttatgctcatcaaggctgcatttatttgattaaaaatatagaaaaaaacagtaatattgcaaaatgtttttacaatataaaataatgttttttattttaacatactttaaaatagaatttattcctgtgatgaaaagctgaatttttatcagctgttactccagtcttaagtgtcacatgatccttcagaaatcattctaatatgcggatttattattagaatgatcaatgttggataatatcaacagttgtgctgccaaatattttttggaacctgtgatttttttttttttttcaggattctttcatgaataacaagtttaaaaagtacagtgttttttcaaaatataaatattttataacaatgtaaattatttattattaactaataaacttttaattattaacttaatacatccttggtgaataaaagtattaatttcttaaaaaagaaaaaaaaaagaaacaataaaaatgtactgaccccaaacttttgaacggtagtgtgtgtgtgtatatatatacatatatatatatatatatatatatatatatatatattagatatttgTCAATATAGTTTAATGTTAAAGCAAAACgataaaaatttaaatcatttcaaatttaaaccataaaatgttatttcattttattttatttgtagtttcaAGTTTAACCAAAACTGAactttaattacagaatttgtaattaaaatagtttaattttaaaacaaaaccataaaataaaccatagtttatttatttatttatttatattcattcttgatttgtagatttttaatgttaaaccaaaactaaaattgtaactattttattatttttaattatgtttttattttatttgttatgagTTTAATGTTAAACCaaagtcataaaataaaataatgttaaaccaaaaccattattttataaattttttttgtattattttattttatttttatttatattttatattagatttttatttataatatttatttttattttatttctagacATTGTTTAaccaaaactgaatttttaacatgGCTCATTTATACagctaaatgcattaaatgcacaGGAGAAAAAACTCATATAACATCAtcttcagacattttttttagccTTCTTATAGCCAATTACTTTTTCTGTGTCACTAGTCAGCAAGCCTAAACTGCCTCCTAATGAGAATTTTTTCATAGCTCATCAGCGTCTTGATGTGTCAGCGCACTGCCCCATGAAAACAGTGTCTAAAAACGAATTCCCCCTGCTGCTATTAAAGTTTCTCTGAGGCCCGTTGAACTGCCCAGACCCATGCGTTCTGTGCTGCTTCCTTGAGGCCGATAAACTCAGGAAGGAGACTGTCCTCAGCATGAGGCTGATATGTGACAGAACACCCACATTACGTAACTCTTGTTTTGGGCTTGCTGGCCCTGCCAGTGAACAGCAGTTTGAGGGATACTCATTTTGAAGGGCAAACCCTGTATTCCTCCACAGCATGTTTTAGGACTTTGTGAAGCCTTTAACTTCTTCTTCTTAGcttctaatttatttttcacttcaCTTGCAATGCAAACAAATAAGATCAGTGCTAAGCTGCACTGGTAATTGTGCTGTCTGCCTCACATTATGAAGGCATGTGGTTAAGCCAcgtttattaaagggatagctcacacAACAATGAAAATTGCGCATCAACAGTGATATAGTGTGTCTCTAGACCATGCAAAGCAGAGCGTGTGTGTCCTTGACCTATAGGCGTCTCCATGTATTCCCTCTGCTAATGCTCATTTTTCATGTCTGAATATGTGCTTTGTCCTGATCttaaactgttatttattttattactcatttttaatgctattgaaatgacattaaagtgtattttagtttaccatGAATGtttgtcagtacattcagcagtacTTTAACCATGACATTACATATAACAGTGTTTTTAAGTCCTATGTAAGTGGGTCAAAAAACATGcaagtgtctgaaaacattgcattcagttcacactcaagtatattcttttaaaatatatattatttctgtgataattagtctttttaaaagcaagtgtatttctttcttacttttatttgttgatgtttaatgttaaatcaaaactgaatttgtaattattttattattttttttttatttattttattttacttgtaaaTAGTTTCATGCTAAACCaaagtcataaaataaaataatgttaaatcaaaaccagtttttttttgtttgttttttgtatagctaaatgcattaaatgcaaaGGGGAAAAAACTCAAAtaagctcatctttagaaacttcTTAGTGCTATAgccaattactttttttttcattttattttttaatttattttattttattttgtaccaAAGTCATAAACCAAAATAATGTTaaaccaaaatgtttattttattttattttattttattattattattattattattttgtatagttATCTGTATagctaaatgcattaaatgcaaaGGAGGAAAAAACTCAAATAAGATCATCTTTAGAATTTTTGTAGCGTTCTTATAGCCAgttactttttctttattttattttttattattttattttattttataccaaagtcataaaccaaaataatgttaaaccaaaatttttattttattttattttattattattatttttttgtatagctATTTGTATAGCTAAATGCATTATATGCAAAGGGGGAAAAACTCAAATAAGATCATCTTTAGAAATTTTTTAGCACACTTATAGCCAATtactttttcttcattttatttttaatttattttattttattttataccaaagtcataaaccaaaataatgttaaaccaaatttttttttttttattttattttattttattttattttattttattttattttattttattttattttattttatttttttttttttgtatagctaAATGCATTAAACGCAAAGGGGAAAAAACTCAAAtaagctcatctttagaaattTTTTAGCACACTTATAGCCAATtactttttcttcattttatttttaatttattttattttattttataccaaagtcataaaccaaaataatgttaaaccaaattttttattttattttattttattttattttattttattttattttattttattttattttattttattttattttatttttattattttttatttttttgtatagctaaatacattaaatgcatAGGAGGAAAAAACTCAAATAAGATCATctttctaatttaattaaatctaatttttaGCCTTCCTGTAGCCAAtaactttttctgttttactaGTCAGCATGCCTAAACGGCCTCCTAATgagaatttatttctttttaaaagcaaGTGTACTTATTTTTCACATGTTTTTGGTTCATGTACTTCGTCATATAATAAAGCTTTTTCTTCATGTGTTCAATAGGTTATGGTGGTCCCCTGAAGGATGTTCCAGCAGAAAAGTTCAACTGTACAGCAATGCCCAGATCCTACCAGTCGCCCTGGGAACAAGCCCTCATCAGTGACCCCTCTCTGGCCGAAACGCTGGTCGCCCGCATGCCTGAACCTGAAACCAGACAGGAGATTCCTCAATACAAGAGCTTCAACAggtaagagaaaaatatagCTGCTTCTTTAACTAACTGTGTTTGAATCATGCATGCATATTCATGTAAAACATCCCAGTTATTTTAgcattcattaatattttgagttaatccttataatatatttttatttaaccccatgaaccccatgatttactcaccctcaggccatcctaggtgtatgactttcttctttcagacgaatagaATCGGAAGTGATATTAAGAAATGTCctgctttataatggcagtgaatgggtgttgagattttgaagcaaaataaagcacatccatctatcataaaaagtactccacacagctccagaggGTTAGTAAAAGCCTTCTGAAGAAAATCAATGCACTTGTGTCAGAAAAAAATATCCACCACacagtggagagagcaaaacaaaacactgttcatgaattagaagtacaaaacgagaatttgtaaagaaaaatgttggaagattttgatataagccaagaggagactggttttcctttgctgtaaacaaaacgaTTTAtgtgagactagcatattctcctCGTGAACGTGTGTATgaacagttagcagaagctgtagattatggtttataaagttttaaatataaatattttttacacaatcacatcgatttgcttcagaaggcctttattaaccccccggagccatgtggagtactttttatgatggactgatgcacttttttgggcttcaaaatctcaacacccattaactgccattataaaaagcttggaagagccaggacattttttaatagaactctgtatttgtttgaaagaaaaaaaataatatacgcctaggatggcttgagggtgagtaaataattaggTAATTTTTGAGTGAGCTATACCTTTAAGTTCTGtaagtttctgttttttatctaatatttagatttgaaacagtttttaatagttttagttaacaataacactgCTCAAAATTATGTTTAGATTATTAAACTGGTCAAATCTGTTATATAATGCCCACATTTCATCACCTTCTAatttctaatataaaataataattggcCTTTTTTCTCTTTGAACATCCTGTTGCATATGCAAATACGCCAAATTACAAATGCAAAATGGTTTataaatgcagtttcatgatGACTTTGAAGTATATTTGCCAAATGTTGTAAACTTGCCTGTGTTGTACATAAGAGCATGTTTTATGAGCAAAAAGAGTTAGTCAGTAAGATACCTTTAACTAAAATGTTGCTGGGTTTGAACTATATGCTAACACTTCTTGATGTAAGATTGCTTTTGTTGTGTTGTCTGACAAAACCATAAGCTCTCATGCACTGTCACTTCTCTAATTGAAGGGTGGCTATTCCATTCGGCGGGTTCGGGAAGGCACCCAAAGTCCCGGTTAAAACTTTCGATGTGAACCCCAGCCACCCCATTCCAAGTCCCGTGGTCGCAGCA
The sequence above is a segment of the Labeo rohita strain BAU-BD-2019 chromosome 7, IGBB_LRoh.1.0, whole genome shotgun sequence genome. Coding sequences within it:
- the myoz2a gene encoding myozenin-2a isoform X2 codes for the protein MSQHTLMSTQERKMQAAAICREIHATDELDMDLGRKVSAPKEIMLEELSLASNRGSRLFKMRQKRSEKYTFESIQNEANTQHNTDAISPGPSVETTNVLSNEQCLGVDQVPNTPNPESIAPGYGGPLKDVPAEKFNCTAMPRSYQSPWEQALISDPSLAETLVARMPEPETRQEIPQYKSFNRVAIPFGGFGKAPKVPVKTFDVNPSHPIPSPVVAAPAVVKRPTFNRTASGWVNDSAPLIMPSIHLEPISSMSSTFIPESDEL
- the myoz2a gene encoding myozenin-2a isoform X1, whose product is MMYSKVLKQYDSMSQHTLMSTQERKMQAAAICREIHATDELDMDLGRKVSAPKEIMLEELSLASNRGSRLFKMRQKRSEKYTFESIQNEANTQHNTDAISPGPSVETTNVLSNEQCLGVDQVPNTPNPESIAPGYGGPLKDVPAEKFNCTAMPRSYQSPWEQALISDPSLAETLVARMPEPETRQEIPQYKSFNRVAIPFGGFGKAPKVPVKTFDVNPSHPIPSPVVAAPAVVKRPTFNRTASGWVNDSAPLIMPSIHLEPISSMSSTFIPESDEL